In ANME-2 cluster archaeon, a single genomic region encodes these proteins:
- a CDS encoding DNA-binding protein has protein sequence MAGQYTREVAYRIFAQEFRDSNLSFKDSNDQYSPQYLLTPTGAKVNRMLIVGTLTEKEDIGNEAEYWRARVVDPTGAFLIYAGQYQPEAAQVMANIEAPQYLAVVGKPSTFQTEDGTILTSVRPESIHIVDAPTRDRWVVETTQRTLERVKDLNSDNPDAVRAKEHYNTDASVYRQMALAALESLKTK, from the coding sequence ATGGCTGGACAATATACAAGAGAAGTTGCATACCGCATCTTTGCCCAGGAATTCAGGGATTCAAACTTATCCTTTAAGGACAGCAATGACCAGTACTCACCACAATATCTACTTACACCCACAGGTGCCAAGGTAAACAGGATGTTAATAGTTGGTACGCTGACAGAAAAGGAGGATATCGGTAATGAAGCCGAGTACTGGCGCGCCAGGGTAGTGGACCCCACAGGAGCGTTTCTCATCTATGCAGGTCAGTACCAGCCTGAAGCAGCCCAGGTCATGGCAAATATCGAAGCCCCCCAGTACCTTGCTGTCGTAGGTAAGCCCAGCACGTTCCAGACCGAGGACGGTACGATCCTGACATCGGTCAGGCCTGAGAGCATACATATTGTGGATGCACCAACCAGGGACCGCTGGGTAGTGGAAACTACACAGCGTACATTGGAGCGTGTCAAGGATCTGAACAGCGATAATCCTGATGCAGTGCGTGCAAAAGAGCATTACAACACCGATGCATCGGTGTACAGGCAGATGGCACTGGCGGCACTGGAAAGCCTGAAGACAAAATAA
- a CDS encoding PspA/IM30 family protein, producing MGLLNRMGTVVKAKMNKLVDKMEDPRETLDYSYQKQLELLQNVKRGVAEVTTSKKRLELQKAKLNLNIDKLSGQARDAVKAGREDLARIALERKNGLMSQVQSLDQQIEDLNKEQEKLQATERRLSAKVESFRTKKETIKAQYSAAEAQVKITESVTGISEEMADVGLAVQRAEEKTEDMKARSAALDELLEAGTLDDFTGGEDDIEKELAKISATSNIESELESLKEEVGK from the coding sequence ATGGGTTTATTGAATAGAATGGGAACTGTAGTAAAAGCAAAAATGAACAAGTTGGTAGACAAGATGGAAGATCCAAGGGAAACCCTGGATTACTCTTACCAGAAGCAGCTTGAATTGCTGCAGAATGTTAAACGGGGTGTAGCCGAGGTTACCACTTCCAAGAAACGGCTTGAACTGCAAAAGGCAAAACTGAACCTGAATATCGATAAGCTAAGCGGCCAGGCCCGGGATGCAGTCAAGGCAGGTAGGGAAGACCTGGCGCGCATTGCACTTGAGAGGAAGAACGGCCTTATGTCCCAGGTCCAGTCCCTTGACCAGCAGATCGAGGACCTGAATAAGGAACAGGAGAAGCTCCAGGCCACAGAAAGAAGACTGTCTGCCAAGGTCGAGTCCTTCAGGACCAAAAAGGAGACCATCAAGGCCCAGTACTCTGCTGCAGAAGCGCAGGTCAAGATCACTGAATCAGTAACAGGTATCAGCGAGGAAATGGCAGATGTAGGCCTGGCTGTCCAGAGGGCTGAGGAGAAGACAGAGGACATGAAGGCACGCTCGGCTGCACTGGATGAACTCCTTGAGGCGGGTACACTGGATGACTTTACCGGAGGGGAGGACGATATCGAAAAGGAGCTTGCTAAGATCAGTGCCACCAGCAATATTGAATCAGAACTTGAATCCTTAAAAGAAGAGGTGGGCAAATGA
- a CDS encoding DUF1614 domain-containing protein → MRGKIFKQDMQMFALFGFMLLPIFYLSYTNKLGGQWNINPIVLFILTAAMLLLSFVEIPIYNIRTKKPELSDEKKELLGEFYSVPLADEMEGGDKLIFNTTITLNLGGFILPVILAAYVAFNNPGFAALEIMLIIIVATHLLSEIKAGIGIVIPNYIGLIPIPFALILDPGNTATVVLVSGVLGILIGVITSLFNINENTEGSPSINLGGAGSFKAVYVTVLIAALI, encoded by the coding sequence TTGCGTGGAAAAATCTTCAAGCAGGATATGCAAATGTTCGCACTTTTCGGGTTCATGCTTCTCCCGATCTTTTACCTGAGCTATACCAACAAACTGGGGGGACAGTGGAACATAAACCCCATTGTACTGTTCATACTAACAGCAGCCATGTTACTGCTATCGTTCGTTGAAATCCCCATCTACAATATCAGGACAAAGAAGCCGGAACTTTCAGATGAGAAAAAGGAACTACTTGGTGAGTTTTATTCGGTCCCGCTGGCAGATGAGATGGAGGGTGGGGATAAACTGATATTTAATACAACCATAACCCTGAATTTAGGTGGTTTTATCCTGCCAGTCATCCTTGCAGCATATGTGGCCTTCAATAATCCGGGTTTTGCAGCCCTGGAAATAATGCTGATAATTATAGTAGCCACCCACCTGCTCTCAGAGATCAAGGCTGGGATTGGCATTGTTATACCCAATTATATAGGGCTCATACCAATTCCGTTCGCCCTGATACTGGACCCTGGAAACACTGCCACCGTGGTGCTGGTCTCTGGTGTGCTTGGGATCCTTATCGGAGTAATAACATCACTCTTCAACATCAACGAGAATACTGAAGGAAGCCCTTCCATAAACCTTGGGGGGGCAGGCAGTTTCAAAGCCGTCTATGTTACAGTGTTGATAGCAGCCCTGATATAG
- the eno gene encoding phosphopyruvate hydratase gives MDFVIENVFGREILDSRGNPTVEVEVKTYSSDFRTRGFGRASVPSGASTGSNEALELRDKDNRYRGRGVKTAVHNVNTILGPKVVGMDVRRQREIDQIMIELDGTDDKSCLGANAILGVSLAVARAAADSYGLPLYQYLGGVNSFTLPVPTLNILNGGQHAGNELSIQEFMIQPKGAETFREALRWATETYHVLGDVLEQKYGNSATNVGYEGGYAPPIDQTNDAMEAITESIEEAGYTEDDITIGIDSAATSFFDGEKYNVDGEKFTGGELVDYYVELVDTYPIIYIEDGFHEEAFDDFAALSLELPDVINVGDDLFVTNVERFKQGIKMGACNALLLKVNQIGSLSEAFDAATTAEGNGYDVVVSHRSAETEDSTIADISVALGAELIKTGAPARSERTAKYNQLLRIEEELGEAAQYTRI, from the coding sequence GTGGATTTCGTAATAGAAAATGTATTTGGTAGAGAGATTCTTGACTCCAGAGGCAATCCTACTGTAGAAGTGGAGGTAAAGACATACTCCAGTGACTTCAGGACAAGAGGTTTTGGACGTGCCAGTGTTCCCAGCGGTGCATCTACCGGTTCAAATGAAGCACTTGAACTGCGGGACAAAGATAATCGGTACAGGGGCAGGGGAGTGAAAACAGCTGTACATAATGTTAACACTATATTGGGTCCAAAGGTTGTCGGAATGGATGTTCGACGCCAGCGTGAGATCGACCAGATAATGATCGAACTGGATGGTACTGATGACAAGTCATGTCTGGGTGCCAATGCCATCCTGGGTGTCAGTCTGGCCGTGGCCAGAGCGGCAGCCGATTCATACGGACTACCATTATACCAATACCTGGGAGGAGTAAATTCATTCACACTGCCGGTCCCAACCCTGAACATCCTAAACGGTGGACAGCATGCGGGTAATGAATTATCCATCCAGGAGTTCATGATACAGCCAAAAGGAGCCGAAACGTTCAGGGAAGCTTTAAGATGGGCGACCGAGACCTATCATGTTCTGGGGGATGTCCTAGAACAAAAATACGGCAATAGTGCCACCAATGTAGGTTATGAAGGTGGGTATGCCCCCCCGATCGACCAAACCAATGATGCAATGGAAGCAATTACCGAGTCCATCGAAGAAGCAGGCTATACAGAAGATGATATCACTATTGGTATAGACTCTGCTGCAACATCGTTCTTTGATGGTGAGAAATATAATGTTGATGGTGAGAAATTTACCGGTGGTGAACTGGTGGATTATTATGTTGAACTGGTCGACACTTATCCTATTATTTATATTGAAGATGGTTTCCACGAAGAAGCCTTTGATGATTTTGCCGCTCTTTCTCTGGAACTGCCGGATGTCATAAACGTAGGCGATGACCTGTTCGTTACCAACGTGGAACGATTTAAACAGGGAATTAAAATGGGTGCATGTAATGCATTACTGCTTAAGGTGAACCAGATAGGGAGTTTAAGCGAGGCGTTTGATGCTGCTACCACAGCGGAGGGGAACGGTTATGATGTCGTGGTAAGTCACAGGTCCGCAGAAACCGAAGATAGTACTATTGCTGATATTTCCGTTGCACTTGGTGCCGAACTTATCAAGACCGGAGCACCTGCAAGGAGCGAACGTACTGCTAAATACAACCAGCTTCTCCGCATAGAGGAAGAACTTGGTGAAGCGGCCCAATATACTAGGATATAA
- the htpX gene encoding zinc metalloprotease HtpX, whose protein sequence is MKKWKTDWGLQSRMFLTMFLLAVVYLFFLAVLLSQGAGTSVMLIFIGGFMFIQYFMSDKLVLWSMGAKIVSESEQPKLHETITRLCAIADLPKPKVAVVDSPMPNAFATGRSPKKSVVAVTTGIMNTLNQGELEAVLAHELSHVKNRDVMVMTIAGFLSTVAFFLVRYLLFFGGGQRSRESGGIMAVWLVSILVWIISLILIRTLSRYREFAADRGAALITGTPSNLASALMKISGIMPRIPKDDLRKVEGMNAFFIIPALSGSSVMQLFSTHPSVEKRIAALEKLETELEF, encoded by the coding sequence ATGAAAAAATGGAAAACAGACTGGGGACTGCAAAGCAGGATGTTCCTCACAATGTTTTTACTTGCAGTAGTGTACCTGTTCTTTCTGGCAGTTTTATTATCCCAGGGTGCAGGCACGAGTGTCATGCTCATCTTCATTGGAGGATTCATGTTCATCCAGTATTTCATGTCAGATAAGCTGGTCCTTTGGAGTATGGGGGCCAAGATCGTATCTGAAAGTGAACAACCAAAACTTCATGAAACGATCACCCGGTTGTGTGCCATAGCAGATCTGCCAAAACCTAAAGTGGCTGTTGTTGACAGCCCTATGCCAAATGCTTTTGCAACAGGCCGGAGCCCGAAGAAGTCCGTAGTTGCCGTAACCACCGGTATAATGAATACATTGAACCAGGGCGAACTGGAAGCAGTGCTCGCCCATGAACTGAGCCATGTAAAAAACCGGGACGTCATGGTAATGACCATTGCCGGATTTCTCTCAACAGTGGCCTTCTTTCTTGTGCGGTATCTGTTGTTCTTCGGGGGAGGGCAAAGAAGTAGAGAGTCGGGCGGCATTATGGCAGTATGGCTGGTATCGATCCTGGTATGGATCATAAGTCTCATACTTATCAGGACCCTTTCCAGATATCGTGAGTTCGCAGCAGACAGGGGAGCGGCCCTGATCACGGGTACACCTTCAAACCTGGCTTCTGCCTTAATGAAGATCAGCGGCATCATGCCAAGAATACCCAAAGACGACCTAAGAAAGGTCGAAGGTATGAATGCCTTCTTCATCATCCCCGCACTGTCCGGTTCGTCAGTCATGCAACTGTTTTCAACCCATCCGTCTGTTGAGAAACGCATTGCTGCACTGGAAAAATTAGAAACAGAGTTGGAATTTTAA